A genome region from Glutamicibacter arilaitensis Re117 includes the following:
- a CDS encoding DUF488 domain-containing protein, producing MTKILLKRAYAEPSAADGYRVLVDRLWPRGQSKIKLQLDQWAKSIAPSTDLRKGWDHDEDRFEEFATYYRKELNQNPGVDEFLEVLDQHPVVTLVFGAKNEQINHAVVLRDYLLEQLTGS from the coding sequence ATGACGAAGATACTTCTGAAACGGGCCTATGCGGAGCCCAGCGCCGCTGATGGCTACCGGGTGCTGGTGGATCGGCTCTGGCCGCGCGGGCAGAGCAAGATCAAATTGCAGCTGGACCAGTGGGCCAAGTCCATCGCGCCGAGCACTGATTTGCGCAAGGGCTGGGACCACGATGAAGACCGCTTCGAGGAATTCGCTACCTATTACCGCAAGGAACTGAACCAGAACCCTGGCGTCGATGAGTTCCTAGAAGTCCTCGACCAGCATCCAGTGGTCACTTTGGTTTTCGGCGCAAAGAATGAACAGATCAATCACGCTGTGGTGCTTCGTGACTATCTTCTTGAGCAGCTGACTGGCTCGTAG
- a CDS encoding PhzF family phenazine biosynthesis protein produces the protein MQRRFQQVDVFSTTAYKGNPLGVVLDGQGLDTALMQDYSLWSNLSEVTYVLPANDARADYRFRIFAREREFPFAGHPALGTARAWLHAGGVPRDPKQLLAECEAGLVPIRIEGETLSFASPPAVRTGAIAPHELEEMIQILGIDPQQIVDSQWTDNGPGWAAVLLENSQQVLGIEPQIPNKPGRWKIGVFGALPQSSAPEKFEVRALAVENGALREDPVTGSLNGAAAQWLIDAGHATAPFANRQGVKVGRDGQVKLSVADGQLWVGGTASVLIEGSIEL, from the coding sequence ATGCAACGCAGATTCCAGCAGGTCGATGTCTTCAGCACCACCGCGTACAAGGGCAACCCGCTAGGCGTCGTGCTCGACGGGCAAGGCCTGGATACCGCCTTGATGCAGGACTATTCGCTCTGGTCCAACCTCTCTGAGGTCACATACGTGCTGCCAGCCAACGACGCGCGGGCCGATTACCGTTTCCGCATCTTTGCACGCGAGCGCGAATTCCCCTTTGCCGGGCACCCGGCCTTGGGCACGGCGCGTGCCTGGCTTCATGCCGGAGGAGTGCCGCGCGATCCGAAGCAGCTGCTCGCAGAATGCGAAGCAGGTTTGGTGCCGATCAGAATCGAGGGTGAAACACTTTCCTTTGCCTCGCCACCGGCTGTTCGAACCGGAGCAATCGCCCCGCACGAGCTGGAGGAAATGATCCAGATCCTGGGCATTGACCCGCAGCAGATTGTGGATTCGCAGTGGACGGATAACGGGCCGGGGTGGGCTGCGGTGCTGCTGGAAAACTCGCAGCAGGTTTTGGGCATCGAACCACAGATCCCCAATAAGCCCGGCCGCTGGAAAATCGGGGTCTTCGGCGCCCTGCCGCAGTCGTCGGCACCGGAAAAATTCGAAGTCCGAGCCCTGGCCGTTGAAAACGGCGCGTTGCGTGAAGATCCCGTCACCGGAAGCCTGAATGGTGCCGCAGCCCAATGGCTGATCGACGCTGGGCACGCTACCGCGCCATTTGCCAACCGGCAGGGTGTGAAAGTGGGACGTGATGGACAGGTGAAGCTCAGTGTTGCCGATGGCCAGCTTTGGGTTGGCGGGACGGCGAGCGTCCTGATTGAGGGCAGCATCGAGCTGTAG
- the cmk gene encoding (d)CMP kinase encodes MESSPVSTLNNDKLVIAIDGPSGSGKSSVSKAVARKLGAAYLDTGAMYRAITYSVLADGTDLSDANAIAQAVRDAKLSISLDPDAELVQIGGEDVTAAIREPRISEQVSTVATNLDARAELVRRQQQIIAENTRIVAEGRDITTVVAPDADARILLTASEEARLRRRGLQLGGTQNESQLATQVLARDAKDSTVVNFTQAADGVMTVDSSDLDFEQTIDAVLDAISTATKN; translated from the coding sequence ATGGAAAGTAGCCCAGTGAGCACCTTGAACAACGACAAGCTCGTTATCGCCATCGACGGACCTAGCGGTTCGGGCAAGTCCTCGGTCTCCAAGGCCGTGGCCCGCAAGCTGGGCGCAGCCTACCTGGACACCGGCGCGATGTACCGTGCGATCACCTACTCGGTGCTCGCCGACGGCACCGATCTGTCCGACGCCAACGCCATTGCCCAGGCAGTGCGCGATGCCAAGCTGTCCATCTCGCTTGATCCGGATGCTGAACTGGTGCAGATCGGCGGCGAGGATGTTACCGCTGCGATCCGCGAGCCGCGCATCTCCGAGCAGGTCTCCACCGTGGCCACCAACCTGGACGCGCGTGCCGAACTGGTCCGCCGCCAGCAGCAGATCATTGCCGAGAACACCCGGATCGTGGCCGAAGGCCGCGACATCACCACTGTGGTGGCACCGGATGCCGATGCGCGCATCTTGCTGACCGCTTCGGAAGAGGCCCGGCTTCGCCGCCGCGGCCTGCAGCTCGGTGGAACCCAGAACGAGTCGCAGCTGGCCACCCAGGTGCTGGCGCGCGACGCCAAGGACTCCACCGTAGTGAACTTCACCCAGGCAGCCGATGGGGTCATGACCGTTGACTCCTCGGACCTGGATTTTGAACAGACCATCGACGCGGTGCTTGACGCAATCAGCACCGCAACGAAAAACTAG
- the abc-f gene encoding ribosomal protection-like ABC-F family protein, producing the protein MTQSQNIHQAAQHESEIEPDYVCSLQNIAVSFGERDVLAGIDLSISGTDSIAVLGDNGSGKSTLMRVIAGNLVPDRGQRKMNAPGAVAYAAQNPSFAADMSVQQVIDSYHRRFRELEGLIRVISAKLKDAPEPVAERLMKQLQQVTDLYEAADGYSLAPRLDSALEQLGLGDLDRQRLVSQLSGGQRSRLSLACVLCSGAQLILLDEPTNDLDQSAMNWLERTVHKHRGALVLISHDRMFLKRFARTIVEVADGAITHYGNGYDGYLHAKEQERTAIRIAYENWVQELERSQNLVDKYASRVSAIPRKQEKPGFGHGNFRARDSSHGSTSKIRQAKSRIEDLETHRAPEPAAQLSFRLPSSDENQRRGETLLRVRKAQRGAEPKLSTASFEIKLGERWLVTGPNGAGKTSLLKILAGELEITDGGIERTANLRHGWLRQEVSALPGQSLIEAFALATDQYVQDAAASLAPLGLFAPEDFRRHPMALSVGQRRRLELAIAVSTKAQLLFLDEPTNHLSPALVEQLEDALLNYAGTVVVVSHDRRWQQKMREHGQVHRLGVKHGVVEVIK; encoded by the coding sequence ATGACCCAGTCCCAAAATATCCACCAGGCTGCACAGCACGAGAGCGAAATCGAACCTGACTACGTCTGCTCACTGCAAAATATCGCGGTCAGTTTCGGTGAACGAGACGTATTGGCCGGAATCGACCTGTCAATTTCCGGTACCGACAGCATTGCCGTACTCGGCGATAACGGCTCGGGCAAGTCCACGCTGATGCGCGTGATCGCAGGTAACCTCGTGCCTGATCGCGGGCAACGGAAGATGAACGCACCCGGTGCCGTCGCCTATGCTGCGCAGAACCCGAGCTTCGCTGCGGACATGAGCGTGCAGCAGGTGATCGATTCCTATCATCGGCGCTTCCGCGAACTCGAAGGGCTGATACGCGTCATTTCGGCCAAGCTCAAAGACGCGCCAGAGCCTGTCGCCGAACGCTTGATGAAGCAACTGCAGCAGGTTACCGACCTGTATGAGGCGGCCGACGGATATTCGCTGGCCCCGCGCCTGGATAGCGCCTTGGAGCAGCTGGGCCTAGGCGATCTGGACCGCCAGCGCCTGGTGTCCCAGCTTTCGGGCGGACAGAGATCACGGCTGTCGCTGGCCTGTGTCCTGTGCTCAGGCGCGCAGCTGATCTTGCTGGATGAACCAACCAATGACCTGGACCAGAGCGCGATGAACTGGCTGGAACGCACAGTGCACAAGCATCGCGGTGCGCTGGTGCTGATCAGCCATGACCGAATGTTCCTCAAGCGTTTTGCCCGCACCATCGTGGAGGTCGCCGACGGGGCAATCACGCACTACGGCAATGGCTATGACGGATATCTGCATGCCAAAGAGCAAGAACGCACAGCGATCCGCATCGCGTACGAAAATTGGGTGCAGGAGCTCGAGCGTTCGCAGAACTTGGTTGATAAGTATGCTTCACGCGTCAGTGCCATTCCACGCAAGCAGGAGAAACCTGGATTCGGGCATGGAAATTTCCGGGCCCGCGATTCCAGCCACGGTTCCACGTCCAAGATCCGCCAAGCAAAATCCCGGATCGAAGACCTCGAAACCCACCGAGCACCCGAACCAGCTGCCCAGCTGTCCTTCCGCCTGCCCAGCAGCGACGAAAACCAAAGGAGAGGTGAAACCCTGCTGCGGGTGCGCAAAGCCCAGCGCGGTGCCGAGCCCAAGCTGTCCACCGCAAGCTTCGAGATCAAGCTCGGTGAACGCTGGCTGGTGACCGGCCCGAATGGGGCAGGGAAGACTTCGCTGCTCAAAATTCTTGCCGGAGAACTAGAAATCACTGACGGCGGCATTGAACGCACCGCTAACCTGCGCCACGGTTGGCTGCGCCAAGAAGTCAGCGCCCTTCCCGGCCAGAGCCTGATTGAGGCTTTCGCCTTGGCCACCGACCAATACGTTCAGGACGCGGCAGCTTCGCTGGCGCCTCTGGGATTGTTCGCGCCTGAAGATTTCCGGCGCCACCCGATGGCGCTCTCGGTGGGCCAGCGCCGCCGCTTGGAGCTGGCTATTGCAGTGAGCACCAAGGCCCAGCTGCTGTTCCTGGATGAGCCGACGAACCATCTGTCCCCGGCCTTGGTCGAGCAGCTGGAAGATGCGCTTTTGAATTATGCCGGCACGGTGGTGGTCGTCAGCCATGATCGCCGGTGGCAGCAGAAAATGCGCGAACACGGGCAGGTGCACCGCTTGGGCGTCAAGCATGGCGTGGTGGAAGTGATCAAGTAG
- the der gene encoding ribosome biogenesis GTPase Der: MSENNSTHDEEYIPVGDDDIAERLAELSEEEAAVRAQALLSGLEDYELDEEDSALLAGLDSFDDDDEDVVIPPVLAVIGRPNVGKSTLVNRILGRREAVVEDTPGVTRDRVSYSAEWMGRPFTIVDTGGWEHDAKGIHASVADQAEIAADVADAILFVVDSHVGATATDEAVVKMLRKKGKPVFLVANKVDDFNQEAEAAVLWGLGFGQPWPVSALHGRGTADLLDAVMEKLPAHSAFGGMIPSGGPRRVALIGRPNVGKSSLLNKVAGSERVVVDEYAGTTRDPVDELVELGGEIWRFVDTAGIRRRQHMAVGSDYYASLRTQTALEKAEVAVILLAANEIISEQDVRIIQLAIEAGRAMVIVYNKWDEVDEDRRYYLDQEIERDLAHIEWAPRVNISAKTGWHKDKLVPALNTALDSWDKRIPTGKLNAFLGELVAAHPHPVRGGKQPRILFGTQASARPPRFVLFTTGFLDPGYRRFITRRLRETFGFDGSPIEVSMRIRERRGRNR, translated from the coding sequence ATGAGCGAGAACAACTCCACCCACGACGAGGAATACATCCCCGTTGGAGACGACGATATCGCCGAGCGCCTGGCCGAACTGAGTGAGGAAGAGGCTGCGGTTCGCGCCCAGGCTCTGCTCAGCGGACTGGAAGACTACGAACTGGACGAAGAGGACTCCGCCCTGCTTGCAGGACTGGACTCCTTCGATGACGATGATGAAGACGTTGTCATCCCGCCGGTCCTGGCTGTTATCGGACGCCCCAACGTGGGCAAGTCCACCCTGGTCAACCGCATCCTGGGCCGCCGCGAAGCGGTAGTCGAAGACACCCCGGGCGTGACCCGCGACCGCGTGTCCTACTCCGCCGAGTGGATGGGCCGCCCATTCACCATCGTTGATACCGGTGGCTGGGAGCATGATGCCAAGGGCATCCACGCTTCGGTGGCCGACCAGGCAGAAATCGCCGCCGACGTGGCCGACGCCATCCTCTTCGTGGTCGACTCCCATGTGGGAGCAACCGCAACCGATGAGGCTGTGGTGAAGATGCTGCGCAAGAAGGGCAAGCCGGTCTTCCTGGTAGCCAACAAGGTCGATGACTTCAACCAGGAAGCCGAAGCCGCCGTGCTTTGGGGCCTGGGCTTCGGCCAGCCATGGCCAGTCTCGGCCCTGCACGGCCGCGGCACCGCCGACCTGCTGGACGCTGTCATGGAGAAGCTGCCGGCCCACTCGGCCTTCGGCGGCATGATCCCATCGGGCGGTCCGCGCCGCGTCGCGCTGATCGGCCGTCCGAACGTGGGCAAGTCCTCGCTGCTGAACAAGGTCGCAGGCTCCGAGCGCGTGGTCGTCGATGAGTATGCCGGCACCACCCGCGACCCGGTCGACGAGCTCGTCGAGCTGGGCGGAGAAATCTGGCGCTTCGTGGATACCGCAGGCATCCGCCGCCGCCAGCACATGGCAGTCGGTTCGGACTACTACGCTTCATTGCGTACCCAGACCGCCTTGGAAAAGGCTGAAGTCGCCGTGATCCTGCTGGCTGCGAACGAGATCATCTCCGAGCAGGACGTGCGCATCATCCAGCTGGCTATCGAGGCCGGACGCGCGATGGTCATCGTCTACAACAAGTGGGACGAGGTGGACGAGGACCGCCGCTACTACCTGGACCAGGAGATCGAGCGCGACCTCGCGCACATCGAATGGGCCCCGCGAGTGAACATCTCGGCGAAGACCGGCTGGCACAAGGACAAGCTCGTTCCTGCGCTGAACACTGCGCTGGATTCTTGGGACAAGCGCATTCCGACCGGCAAGCTCAACGCCTTCCTGGGCGAGCTCGTTGCAGCCCACCCGCACCCGGTGCGCGGCGGCAAGCAGCCTCGCATCCTGTTCGGCACCCAGGCTTCGGCCCGTCCGCCGCGCTTCGTGCTGTTCACCACCGGCTTCCTGGATCCGGGTTACCGCCGCTTCATCACCCGCCGCTTGCGCGAGACTTTCGGTTTCGACGGCAGCCCAATCGAAGTTTCGATGCGAATCCGCGAGCGCCGCGGACGCAACCGCTAA
- a CDS encoding FAD-binding monooxygenase, whose product MQFHHNGYVSADPRVEPAAGAGIDRPSQMPDVMDVLIVGAGPAGIITAAQLSQFPDVHTRIIDRRPGRLEIGQADGIQSRTVETFQAFGFAEQITAEAYIIKETTFWNPDPQNPERIIRTDRTPDDPTGVSEFPHLVVNQARVIDYFAQFAANSPARTVPDYGWDFKELSVEEGQEYPVKVTLVGCGEDNEGLERVVRAKYVVGADGARSNVRRSIGAKLSGDKANHAWGVMDTLGLTNFPDVRTKCAIHSKAGSILLIPREGGQLFRLYVDLGEVPEGDNGKVRETPLEEIIERAKAILNPYSLEVKDVAWHSVYEVGHRLADRFDDVPVEEIGTREPRVFITGDACHTHSAKAGQGMNVSMQDGFNLAWKLGYVLSGQAPDSLLRTYSDERKVIAKDLIDFDKKWSSIMAATPEELVGQEGVAEFYVRTAEFPAGFMTEYAASELTAGKDHQELAAGFPMGKRFRSSQVMRVADVNPKHLGHHHRADGRYRIYVFADQQPVGQFEQLAELSRWLLEDEQSPVVRFTPKGADADALFDIKVIYQQDYTTMNVNDAPKVFRPNVGQFGLMDYEKVYTALEDSDIFDERQVSREGAIVIVRPDMYVANILPLSARDELASFFAPIMREQA is encoded by the coding sequence GTGCAGTTTCACCACAATGGATACGTTTCAGCAGATCCGCGAGTAGAACCAGCAGCCGGAGCGGGCATCGACCGTCCCTCCCAGATGCCGGATGTCATGGACGTGCTGATCGTCGGCGCAGGTCCAGCGGGCATCATCACCGCCGCCCAGCTCTCGCAATTCCCTGATGTGCACACCCGCATCATCGACCGCCGCCCGGGCCGCCTTGAAATCGGCCAAGCCGATGGCATCCAGTCACGCACCGTAGAAACTTTCCAAGCGTTCGGGTTCGCAGAGCAGATAACTGCCGAGGCGTACATCATCAAGGAAACGACCTTCTGGAATCCCGATCCACAGAACCCGGAACGCATCATCCGCACCGATCGCACCCCAGATGATCCCACCGGTGTCAGCGAATTCCCGCACCTGGTGGTCAACCAGGCGCGCGTCATCGACTACTTTGCCCAGTTCGCGGCGAACTCGCCTGCCCGCACGGTGCCCGACTACGGCTGGGACTTCAAGGAACTTTCCGTAGAAGAAGGACAAGAGTACCCGGTTAAGGTCACCCTGGTCGGCTGCGGCGAGGACAACGAAGGCCTCGAACGGGTCGTGCGTGCCAAGTACGTGGTCGGTGCCGATGGAGCGCGAAGCAATGTCCGACGCTCGATCGGCGCGAAGCTCTCGGGAGACAAGGCCAACCACGCCTGGGGCGTCATGGACACCCTGGGGCTGACCAACTTCCCAGATGTGCGCACCAAGTGCGCCATCCACTCCAAGGCCGGCTCAATCCTGCTGATCCCACGCGAAGGCGGGCAGCTCTTCCGCCTCTACGTCGACTTGGGCGAAGTGCCAGAAGGGGACAATGGCAAGGTCCGCGAAACTCCGCTGGAAGAAATCATCGAGCGCGCCAAGGCGATCCTGAACCCCTACTCCCTGGAGGTCAAGGACGTTGCCTGGCATAGCGTCTACGAAGTAGGCCACCGCCTGGCCGACCGCTTCGACGATGTGCCGGTTGAAGAAATCGGCACCCGCGAACCACGTGTCTTCATCACCGGCGATGCCTGCCACACGCACTCGGCCAAGGCTGGCCAGGGCATGAACGTGTCCATGCAAGACGGCTTCAACCTGGCCTGGAAGCTGGGCTACGTGCTTTCGGGGCAGGCCCCGGACAGCCTGCTGCGCACCTACTCGGATGAGCGCAAGGTGATCGCCAAGGACCTGATCGATTTCGACAAGAAGTGGTCCTCCATCATGGCTGCCACTCCTGAGGAACTGGTAGGCCAGGAAGGTGTTGCCGAGTTCTACGTGCGCACCGCCGAATTCCCTGCCGGCTTCATGACCGAGTATGCAGCTTCGGAGCTGACCGCTGGCAAGGACCACCAGGAACTGGCCGCAGGGTTCCCTATGGGCAAGCGTTTCCGTTCCTCGCAGGTCATGCGCGTCGCTGACGTCAACCCGAAGCACCTGGGGCACCACCACCGTGCCGATGGGCGCTACCGTATCTACGTCTTCGCCGACCAGCAGCCGGTGGGGCAATTCGAACAGTTGGCAGAGCTCTCGCGCTGGCTGCTGGAAGACGAGCAGTCGCCAGTAGTCCGCTTCACCCCGAAGGGTGCCGACGCTGACGCGCTGTTCGACATCAAGGTGATCTACCAGCAGGATTACACCACGATGAACGTCAACGACGCACCGAAGGTGTTCCGTCCGAACGTCGGCCAATTCGGTCTCATGGACTACGAAAAGGTCTACACCGCATTGGAAGATTCCGACATCTTCGACGAACGCCAGGTCTCGCGCGAAGGCGCGATCGTGATTGTTCGTCCGGACATGTATGTTGCGAACATCCTGCCATTGAGCGCGAGGGATGAACTGGCTAGCTTCTTCGCACCAATCATGCGCGAGCAGGCCTAG